Genomic window (Phragmites australis chromosome 5, lpPhrAust1.1, whole genome shotgun sequence):
TGCTGACGACGCGCTCCACGGCGACGACAGCCTTGCCGCTGTCTCCGATCTTCGGTGGGCTCGACGGCGACGACATGCTCTCCAAACcaagctctggtaccaattgttGGCGCCCAGGAACGCTAGGAtagcttgctctctctctcactcacgaCGGCAgcgcgaggaagaagatgaacagtgaTTTTCCGGCGACGAACGCCGCGGCGACGAACTCGCCTGTATCTTGGCTATCTTATTCACTGGACTTGACGACAAAGAACGGTGGAGTACAAGGGCTATTTAACAGCCAGGGGACGCACACCTCGGAGCCACGAACTCCCTGCCCGGCAAGCTCGCCATGATTCGCATGATTCGGTCTTCAACGTCCCGAGCACCACACGCTCATTCACGGACGACTCGGCCTCCTCCCGTGCTAACCGGCACCATGCATGCCCTTCTCCTGCCTATTCTCACGCACAATCCTAGGACCTATCCTGGACTTCCAACTTGACAAGAACAAACTCACGCGCACACGCGCTAGACACACACGCCATGGCGTGGTTATTCCAACACTCTCCCACCATGACCAGCGAATGAGCCAGCTTCTCGCGGATCTCTTGAGGGGACTTTGCGTTGGCACTCATGAAGTCTTTGAACCATTGCAGCTGGACACCCAGGGAGCTGTTGGTGTGGGGGACAGAGATCCCTCTCCTTGCGAGCACCGCCGTGTCGAGGGCAGTGGCGCCCGCGACAGCGAAGTTGACGCCGTGCGTGAAGTCGGCGCCCTTGGCGAGGTACGGCTTGAGCAGTGGCAACCCGAGATCCTTAGCGAGGAAGTCTATCACGAGGTATCCGTCGGAACATCGTCCGGTGGCGCCGCCGATGGCAGAGCCGTAGGGGAGGCCCATGGTGTGCTGCAACATGCCGGCAACGTCACCTTCCCGGAGGAGATTCCCGGTGTCCGATAGGGAGTCGCCGAAGTTGTAGATGGCCGTGATGCCGTCCACCACCTTCCCTTGCGCCGCCAACGACGCCGTCTGTTGTGGCACCGGCCTTGCGTGGCACAGGCCGAAGACGAAGAGCAGCGCCGCTAACGCGACGAGCAGGACACGAGACATTGTCGCCATGTCACGTACTTCAAGTGTGCGGTGTTGGTTCGTGGCTTCGGTGAGCATTGTCAGAGTCGGAGACCGATCAACAAGAAGAGTCGACACGTGGACCGAGTATCTGTACGAATCTCTAAGCGTCAGGGAAAGGAGTCAACCTGGAGTTGCCGCATGTACTTGCACGGATCTCCAGGCAACAGAGGAGGAGGGGTAAAGGCCAAGGCAGAAGGGCTTGTTTggcttcctctcctcttcctcggcGGCGCCTGCGAAACTCATCCGCCCGCCGCCATGGCCAAGTTCAACGTGGTGCAGAAGAACAGGCGCGAATGGAAGCAGGACCGCAAGCGCCGCGCCCATGGGGAGCCCGGCACCGGCAAGCTCAAGCAGCGGACCGCGCCCGTCTCCGTGTCCGGCAAGCGGAAGCGCAAGCTCGAGCGCCGCCTCAACCGGGTACGTCCGATGGCTTTCTTTACTTGCGGGGACGCGGTTGGTGCTAAGGTCCGGCCTCTCTGACGCTTGCTTTGATGGGTTTTTGGCGGTACAGGAGCAGAAAGAGGCTGCGATGATTAAGGCGCTGGAGAACAACATGGGGGATGTCGTTATGGTATCTGCTGAAGGTGCGGTTCTTGGCTTGCATTCTTGTTTTTGATCTGAGTGGGGGAAACTGGGCCTCTATGGCTTCAGTTAGGTAGCTATTAGGAGAATTTGGTGTGCAAATGGTTTGGTATGATTGACCCAGATTAGTTGTTTGGAGGGTTAGGGGTAATTGCAACAGTGAAAGATTGGGTTTCATCTGTTTGTAGTATAATCGGTGGTGAAAATGTAATGCTGTATGCTATAAAGATGTGTAGTTGCCCCTTTTCTTTTGACAGCAGGTTGGATTGTTGAATGTGTTGGAAGTTCCACCACATCATGCTTGCTTCTCAGTTTGTAGACTTGAGAGTAGTCTTAGTAGGCAAACTGGATATTACTGGCTATTGCATCCTTATTTTTGACAACTGATTGTGTTGTTGCCGTCTTCCATTGCATAATGCTTGCTAGTATTTTATTTAGTTGGAGTTAGGAAATGAATTGTGATTTCCTGTTAGATCCACTGTAATGCTAGCAGTGATACCTGATTTAATGTTAATATGAATCATTAATCCCTGATTGGACTTATACAGTGGTGGTCAGATTGGAGGCACAACCTGTGTCCTTCTGGCAGATATAGAGATTGGAAAACATTTGTTtctgtttaattttgtgttgcAGATCAGGAAAGTAAGAGTGTAGTGTGTTGTGCTCAGAGTACTTCAGATTTACCCCTTGCTTTTTTATAGTGAAAGGTTAATTTTGTTTGTGTTGTTGACTTTTTAGTCTCTTTACATGAAAACAGAGAACCTCTCTGAAACATACCAAGCAAAGCAATTCTGTTTCATGTGATGAAATACGTTTCCAACCAACAACTAACCTATCTATTCATAGCCAATTTCTGTAGCACGGTTTTCTGTAGACAGACATCTAAAGATCTTTACAGATAGAAGAGTTTTGCTGAAACGTTTTAATGCTTTGCACCATTACAATTCACAAGGTTATACTTATGGTTGAATTATTTGAGCATgtccaaaaaagaagaaagatgcaCTGATAGTTTCTTGTTGATTTCACGAAATATACCCAATTTTTATGTTTGTCTATTTTAATTGTCAGAGCTATAAGCATAACACATCATGCTTTATGTGAACCACTCATTGGAGAGATGCCCATCTAGGTTCGTAGTCAAACTAGTCCCAGTAGTTTGCTCGCTGTGATAAACTGTAACCATCATTTTTTTACAAAGTTGGTTTTGTTTGCCTCTCTGTTTCTGACAGATCCATTGGCTTGTTTACCACATTCTAGACTTCCCAGTATTGTTTGATGTGGGATGTGATCCTTATTTTTCACAAAGATGCAGTTGTTCCATACTAGGGCATATGTGTGTCTAGACTTCTAGCATGAGTAGGGATTGTCCTAAATCGACCTGCCTACCTAGTGAATTGCATTGCCTTCTGTTGCCTGTTTGTCATATTGTCTCAGTGTGTTGTTTGATGTTATTTCCACATATGTTTGGTTCAGCACCATCTTCCATATTGTCGCATATATGTTGTCTGATGTCATTTCAGCATATATTTGTTTTGGtactttcttcctcttttttaaCCTGATGTTAACCTCAAATTATTTGTCTGATTATTACTGCAACACTATTTCTTactttttttgtatttttatggGCAGAGTCTTCAGAAGCTGCAAAGGGTAAGTCTCAAGTGAAGTTCAGTGTGAAGAAAAACTCAAGTGTACAGATCAAAAGATTAAAAGGCAAAGGTAAGTTCATTGTTGTTCAAGTTTGTAATACATCAGACACCAGTTCCTGCTTTGGAAATAATCGAACAGTTTTCTATTCTGCTTTGGTGCCAGCAGAGGAGACGTCTAACCGTACTGATTCACTCTGCAGGTAGAAAGAAAGCCAAAAATGCAAAGCCACCTACCAAGGAGAAAGTTGACGCCATGGTAGAATGACTGGTACTGTGATATGAGACTTTGTACGTTTTCTGAGAGCACCAGTAGGGACTGCAGTGACTGACCTTTGTCGAATACCCGAGCATGAACTTACCTTGCTCCTCTACCGCCTGAATGTTCATTAGAAACTACATAGCTTTGGTATTAATGTATCGAACTTAAGACATGAATCAAGACTTGACTAGTAGAACTGAATGTATGGTTTCCTTGTTTCTGTAAACCTTGAATCCAGCTCTTGGTTTTGTGGATTTGGTTGTGGCTGGTGGGCCTTTGGTTTCTACGATCTGCATATTTCGTAACTGTGTTttgtgtatctaaatgagtggttCAGTGAGAACTGCATTGCCTCCCTGCTACGTTCAAATGTGATTGTTGAGCTAAGCAGACCAGACCTGAAACGTCTTTTGAACTCCGTTCCTGTTCTGAACAGATGCGAGCATACATCGCAGCCCCCACATTATTCTGCTAGCGCTGCTGAAGTGCGTGCCAGTCGCCCAGTACCGaatctcatcttcctctctATTTCTTCAGCATCAAGAGTAAACCCAGCTGCGAAAACGGGTCTGAATACAGGAGGTGTTGAGCTGTTTTCGCGACAGATGAACCGAGACTCGGGTTGGGTCGCATGATCGAAGCTTGGATGGTTGCTGTGTTTCTCTGTTTGACAAAAGGCTATTTGCTGCCAAACACTGCCAAGTAAATTCTGTGAGAATTCCCTTGATGTACTGCTGCATTGCCCATCTGCTGTTACTGTTGCATTCTCTTCTCACTTATCGGAACTGAGCTCGGATGTGAGAATCGGGTCAGTAATGCACGGCTCAAAAACTGACGCGCAGTATAGCTTTTATAGTGCTCTCGTTTGCTGAACAGTAATACAAATTCCACATGTGTTCAACAACTCGATCTGGCTGTATGAGAGCAGTCTACAACAAGATGAAATCATCGAAACTTGCACAAAAGCGAAAGAAACAAGAAACGCTAGTTGGCGTCAACTGAATGGAACTGAAACAAATAGCTCAACATGCCACATGACACAAATTCACGGCATCAGAAATGTCCATTGCACATTGAGAGCTCCTGTGGTAATGGCATGAAGCCTACAACTATCCTACTCTACTGCTCCTCGATTGCCGCTATGCGTCGGGCTTGAGGAAGAACCCCAGCTGCTGCAGCTTACTGGGACGACGACCGCGCGAAGAGTGAAGCCCTCCACCGTCCACCCGGGGCCGTGCCGTGCTCACGATGTACTCGAACGCCGCGATGACAAGATCCTCCAGATCCCGCGGGTGGATGCTCTCGTCGGGCAGCGCCGCCCTCTACACCTCGAGCAGCTTCCGGCGGAACTTCTCCCTTTCTCACCCCTTCCCCTTCTGCCGCCGAATCTCCAGAGCCTCCCGCGCCTTGGCGATAAGACTAGCCATGTCAAGCGCcttcggcgccggcgcggcgcgCTGGTCCTGGAGCTTCTCCGGTTCGGTACTCTGAACCACCTCCGATGCCGGCTCCGGCGGTGGCTGCGCAGGGGTGCCGTTCACCTCGGGAAGAACCGCCATTGGAGCTGGGCTGCCGACACTCTCGTCATGGGGCATCTCTGGTTCGGTATTCTGCATAACCACCAATGCCGGCTCCGGTGGTTGAGCAGGGCTGTCCTTATTCTTGGGCGCAACCGAAGGTGGAACCGGGCTGCTGACACTCTCGTCGGAGTCGCTGTCGGACTCGCTGTCGGACTCGCTGTCTGAGCTGCAGCTGCTTGCGGAGTCTGAATCACTCGCAGATGAGCCGGAGTCGTTGCTGCTGGATTCGTCGGCCTTCTCAGGGGACCCGAGAGGGGAGGCACCACCACAGATGTCGACATACTCGTCCTCTTCCTCCGGGTCCAGAACGACCTCGTTCTTCCTCTCCTCGGCAAACGTGTCTACCTGCTTCTTTAACTCGAACTCTTCGGCAAACAACCTTGTTCTTCCTCTACTGGAGTCGTTGCTTGAGCTCGGGCTGTTGCCGGTTTCGCCGGCCTTCTCAAGGGAAACGAAAGGGGAGGCGTCCCGGATCGTGATGGGAGAAACGTCGCCGCAGATGTCGACGTACTCATCCTCTTCCACCTGGACGACCTCGCTCTTGCTCTTCTCAGCGAACTCGTCcaactgcttcttcaactcgAACAAAACAGAGTTTTCCATGGAGTTGAGGTTAATCTCGAACTCGCCATGGGGATCGGCATCGCCACCGCATTGCTTCTTCAAGAACTCCACGATGTGAACCGGCAGCGACGACGAGAGTGCCGCCAGGCGATCGGCAAGCTGCTCCCGCTCGTCCGACGACATCCTTGGCATCTCTATCTGCTCCACGAGTGTTGGAAACGAGCCCTCagttctctctttctctcacgCCGAACAGAGGTAGAAGATGAACAGTGGATATGCAAGAACTTGGCGACGAACGCCCCGGCCGCCACACGGCCTGTATGTTGGCTTGCTATTCAACTCAATGGACTCGAGAGTTCAGCTACACAAGGATAACATGGCCATATATAGACCCAGCGGCATCACAGCGCCCACACGATCCACCATGGCGAGCTTGACGCGCACGGACGCATCATCTCCGGCAGACCCGGTCTCCCCCTGCGTACGAGCCACGAACTCCTCCGCACCACCCGGTCTTCACCTCCACTCGTACACCTGATCGTGATCCTTCCGCTTTTGACGCCTCGGCCAACGACTCGATCATCCCTGCTGCTACAACTCTAACAGCCTGCGCGCGCACCACACACGCGACACGGACACAGACACGCACCACGGCCATGAACACCATGGCGTGGTTTATTCCAACAATCTCCCCCTAAACCACGACACGACCGCACATCCCGACCTACAGGAGCGTCGGCTCTTCATCGGCGTCGGCGAACAGCGCCTCCTCCTTCCTCGGCTtggggcactccctcgagaagtGGCCGCGGACGCCACAGTTGAAGCACTTTCCCTTGCCGGAGCTGCGTCGACGTCCGCTTGCACCGGAACGGACGCTGCTCgccccgtcgtcgtcgtcgctgctGTCATCTTCACGGCCGCCGCTACGGCCTCCCTTATTCTCACGTCCGCTGCCGCGGCGCGCACGCTCCTTCTCGCGGCGTTCCCGTCGGCGCGCGTCCCACTGGTCCATGGTGAGGTAGAGTTTGCCGTCGGCTCTTGGAGGCGGCGGCCCGTCGTCCTCGGCCTCAGCTTCCTGCGCCGCACGCAGCCGCCCACTGGCATCCTCCAGCGATAGCGTGGCGAGGTCCGCCGTCACTTGGATCGCCACGGCCACCTGCCGGAGCGACTTGGGGACGACGCGCAGGAGCTTCTCCACCACCCTCCGCGGCGGGATCGTCTCCCCCACCGTCTCCAACGCCGCGACGATGTTCTGTAGCCGGAGCGTGAAGTCGTCCACGCCCTCGCCGTCGTTGAAGCGGATGTTCTCGAATTGCCGGAGAAGACGCTGCGCCTCCGTCTTCTGTACTTGGTCGCTGCCGACGCGCCGATCCTTCACCGCGTTCCACGCCTCCAACGCGGTCGCCTTCGCCGCCAGCGACGCCACCATCTCCGACGGCACGGCGCTCGTGATGGCGTCGAGCGCCATGCGGTCCTCCTGCAGTGACACGCCGCCGGGCTCGATCGCGTCCCACAGGTTGCGGGCCTGCATCTTCACCTTCATGACCAACGACCACTGCGTGTAGTTGGTCTTGGTCAGCATGGGCCAGTTCGCCGGCCCGCTGTACTCCCGAACGACGCGTAGCACCTCCCCCTTGTCGCTGCTcccggcgccgtcgccgcccttGCCGCCAAACGGCTTCTTCGGGGAGCCTGGAGGAGTCTTCTCGCCGTCGCCCGCCATGGACACAAAGCcctgataccaaatgttggaAACGAGCCCTCagttctctctttctctcacgCCGAACAGAGGTAGAAGATGAACAGTGGATATGCAAGAACTTGGCGACGAACGCCCCGGCCGCCACACGGCCTGTATGTTGGCTTGCTATTCAACTCAATGGACTCGAGAGTTCAGCTACACAAGGATAACATGGCCATATATAGACCCAGCGGCATCACAGCGCCCACACGATCCACCATGGCGAGCTTGACGCGCACGGACGCATCATCTCCGGCAGACCCGGTCTCCCCCTGCGTACGAGCCACGAACTCCTCCGCACCACCCGGTCTTCACCTCCACTCGTACACCTGATCGTGATCCTTCCGCTTTTGACGCCTCGGCCAACGACTCGATCATCCCTGCTGCTACAACTCTAACAGCCTGCGCGCGCACCACACACGCGACACGGACACAGACACGCACCACGGCCATGAACACCATGGCGTGGTTTATTCCAACAACGAGAGGATACACCTTCCTCCGCTTCGCCGACGGCATCTTGCCGCCAGCCTCCATCGGCGCCTCCGGTCGCGGTTCGGCGGCCAAGAACCGCTCGTTCTTGCCGCGGGACAAGAGCTCCGCCTTCTTCAGGAGACCGCGCAAGGCGTCGAGCTCGGACGCAATCCGCTTGTGTAGGATCACAACAGGAGGTTGGACGGGCATCTCAACGACGACGGGTATGACCTCCATCTCGACGACGACGCCGTTGCGAGTCACCTTGTTGCACTTCGGCACGGAGGActcctcggcgccggcgcgaCGTGCCGATAACTCCCGCGCCATCTCGCCGCAAGCCGCAGGTGCGACGCCGCGCCGCCGCTTCAAGAACGGGCTCTCGCCCGCGGTGGCGTTAGGGACGGGAGCGGCGCGACGAAGGGCGCACATGATTAGCCGCAAGCGAGCGAGCGATCAAGCAAGGGAGCTGTCGCCAGGGAACCGAGTCGCTCGCCGGCCGCAGCgaagggagagggggagagagtgGTGGAGACGTATGGATCGAGTGCTATTTATCGCCCTCCGCGGCTGCTCGAAACCGAGTCGGTCGCCACAACGCGTTGCTGGATGCGAAAATCCTGATTCACGGACTCGCGCGAGGGAGCCGGCCCACACGATCTCCACAAGGTAAAAGATGAACTCGTGGACGTTGGCTCGATATCAAACGGCTCCAGTGTGTCGACTAAGAGAAATTTCAAGCGCCTGAAAACTAGCATCGCCCTTATATTAGCTGTAAATGAGTGGTTCTGTAAGAGTTGCATTGCCTTCGTGATACGATCGAGTGAAACTTGTTTAGTCAAGCAGAGCAGACCGGAAATTAGAACAACAATCCTTGTGTGGCCGGACGAGGGCATTCCTAATGGCTAATGGAACTGAAACAATCAAACGAATCGTCTGACATGTCCAGTACTAAAACACATTTGCTGTCAGGTGTAATTTGATTCATGCTACATGACATAAAAGGCATTACACATTGCGAGGCGAGCTTCAGTGTTATCTCCACTATTTAAAAAAGACGTAGTGGTCATTCTAAGATCAGACAGGACGTCCtatctcttcctccttcttctatGCTGATAGGTGATCCCACCCTAAATCACGCAGAGCCAAATGTCCCACCCTCCTCGCATCACACGTATGCACTCCCCGTTCTGCTCCTGATGGTCCTGGCAAGAGGTGGCTAGGGTTCCTCATCCCGCCGCCACCGGTGGCCGCTGACCCCCCCATCTCACTCAACGTCCCCTACTCGCCGGCCTCCACGCTTGCGAACCACCTCCCCTGCTCTGGGCCGTGGCCTCGCTTCTGCACCTGCACCAGAGCGCCGCTCCTCCGTGCGGCCCCTGCTCCTCCATGCTCAACAGTGCCTGGCCAGATCTCCTTCACTACAGCCTACTCCGCCCAACTCTCCTCTGCCTCCCTTTGCCTTGATCCGCCCTGTCACCCTCATTCCAGCCCTCCAAGCCGCCGCTACACTTTGCGTGTTTGGTGGCGGATCTATCTCCCGTTGCGCTACCCTGGCCAGATCTCCACGCTAGCGCAGTGGCCATTGACCATCTCCAATTTCTCTTCAGCCAGGCTCACCACGTGGGATCCGAACTATAGTCAATTGGGGAACGCATCGTACCTTGTGGTTGTGGACGACGCGTCCGTTGCGCTGACGGATGAAGAGGTGCTGCGCGCGCTATGCGCAACGGTGAGTGCCAGCCGGTGGGACAATGGGAGCTTCTAGTGAACGACCCATGTTGCTCCACTGCCAATAACAACCGCTTCCTCGACGTCGTCGAATGATACTTTGCCCGATCCGCCAACACGAAGCGCCTCAAGGAACGCCCCCACCTCTACTACTAGGTACCTG
Coding sequences:
- the LOC133919242 gene encoding uncharacterized protein LOC133919242, encoding MAKFNVVQKNRREWKQDRKRRAHGEPGTGKLKQRTAPVSVSGKRKRKLERRLNREQKEAAMIKALENNMGDVVMVSAEESSEAAKGKSQVKFSVKKNSSVQIKRLKGKGRKKAKNAKPPTKEKVDAMVE
- the LOC133917981 gene encoding uncharacterized protein LOC133917981; this translates as MSSDEREQLADRLAALSSSLPVHIVEFLKKQCGGDADPHGEFEINLNSMENSVLFELKKQLDEFAEKSKSEVVQVEEDEYVDICGDVSPITIRDASPFVSLEKAGETGNSPSSSNDSSRGRTRLFAEEFELKKQVDTFAEERKNEVVLDPEEEDEYVDICGGASPLGSPEKADESSSNDSGSSASDSDSASSCSSDSESDSESDSDSDESVSSPVPPSVAPKNKDSPAQPPEPALVVMQNTEPEMPHDESVGSPAPMAVLPEVNGTPAQPPPEPASEVVQSTEPEKLQDQRAAPAPKALDMASLIAKAREALEIRRQKGKG